A region of uncultured Desulfobacter sp. DNA encodes the following proteins:
- the qmoC gene encoding quinone-interacting membrane-bound oxidoreductase complex subunit QmoC has translation MSANYIPQPDLGFIAEIRGLGGETLKKCYQCATCSVACPIAPENSPFPRKEMIAASWGLKDKLVCNADIWLCHQCGDCTDMCPRGAAPGDVLAAIRSAAITEYAVPKPLAKAVNDPSKLPLLLGIPAAWFALLAIITTAAGGLMEKIFHFLFGEALGGRLHWSHAHPGAEHVIAHSNFISTWFVDMTFVPTAIFATTVFFLALKRFIVDVHDNAVLEGKTDKTSLDYKALLMSIKNVIPMVLKHDKFNQCGANKDRATPHMMVLFAFIGLFVVTAVCGIMLYVGGYAGPYPQLNPIKWLANIAGVSLVIGSGIMIKNRLTNKNQITAYKDWFILGVVFTLGLTGMLTEMARLAEVAWLSYFFYWIHLVAIFELFAFLPYSKMAHIVYRTVAMGYADYANRK, from the coding sequence ATGAGTGCCAACTATATCCCCCAACCGGATCTTGGATTCATTGCCGAGATTAGAGGACTTGGTGGAGAGACCCTGAAAAAATGTTACCAATGCGCCACATGTTCCGTTGCCTGCCCCATTGCACCGGAGAATAGCCCCTTTCCCAGAAAAGAAATGATTGCTGCTTCTTGGGGACTTAAAGACAAACTGGTTTGCAACGCTGATATCTGGTTGTGCCACCAGTGTGGTGACTGCACGGATATGTGCCCACGTGGTGCAGCTCCTGGCGATGTCCTGGCAGCTATCCGCTCTGCAGCCATTACTGAATACGCAGTCCCCAAACCTCTGGCCAAGGCTGTAAACGATCCATCTAAACTGCCGCTTCTGCTTGGTATACCGGCAGCATGGTTTGCGTTGCTTGCCATTATTACCACTGCCGCCGGCGGCCTCATGGAAAAAATATTTCATTTCCTGTTCGGAGAAGCTCTTGGCGGACGCCTTCACTGGTCCCATGCCCATCCGGGTGCGGAACATGTTATTGCCCACTCCAACTTTATATCCACCTGGTTTGTGGACATGACTTTTGTTCCAACTGCTATTTTTGCAACGACAGTTTTCTTTCTGGCACTTAAGCGCTTCATTGTCGATGTCCATGACAATGCTGTTCTCGAAGGCAAAACAGACAAAACCAGCCTTGATTACAAAGCACTGTTGATGTCTATCAAAAATGTCATCCCCATGGTGTTGAAACACGATAAATTCAACCAGTGCGGAGCCAACAAAGATCGCGCCACCCCGCATATGATGGTACTTTTTGCCTTTATCGGCCTTTTTGTTGTCACTGCAGTATGTGGCATCATGCTTTATGTAGGCGGTTATGCCGGACCATATCCCCAGCTTAACCCAATCAAATGGCTTGCCAATATTGCCGGTGTTTCTCTGGTCATTGGTTCAGGCATTATGATTAAAAACAGACTCACCAACAAAAATCAAATCACAGCGTACAAAGATTGGTTTATTCTTGGTGTTGTCTTCACCTTAGGTCTTACCGGTATGCTTACCGAAATGGCCCGCCTGGCTGAAGTCGCATGGCTTTCTTACTTCTTCTACTGGATTCACCTTGTTGCCATTTTCGAATTGTTTGCGTTCCTGCCGTATTCAAAAATGGCCCACATTGTCTACCGTACGGTTGCCATGGGCTATGCTGATTACGCCAATAGAAAATAG
- a CDS encoding FAD-dependent oxidoreductase, producing the protein MDKKYGVYICTGCGIGDTLDMDALTGVPDEEGVNCTTHPFLCSKEGVQVIQKDIDAGKVNAMVIGACSRRVNFDVFNFPGCIIERANLREGVVWPHSRETYPALTEEQKDDGESFDRIQMKAQDYIKMGMIRLEKVKLPEPYQTQSFSKKVLVIGGGVTGMSAALDAAKAGYEVTIVEKTPTLGGYAAKLRCQMPVKAPFETLQAPVVEALIQEIEGNANIDVRTNCLVARIAGQPGEFTVSMKKPGEKIPFDVPFPLPPEELVDEKGKELDADAAHAKYLKYNEGKEDILKLDPEGELYGAVVLAAGWRPDVLEGDAYAHLSLNNPDVITNDQFEMIAAKGKILRPSDGKEAKSVVFIQSAGKDEDDSDFEYTGSVTSMVALKQARYVREDYADGKAYVIYQHMRTPGLQEYFYKAMQQDDGIFLTKGAVTDVTATNSELRITAKNTLLGENLVLKADLVVVASGMVPATKDNPVINLAYRQGPGFRDNDIFGQYADSNYICFPYETQRTGIYAAGAVRRAMTIEESMEDAAGAALKAIQCIESANRGMAVHPRSGDMTYPDFFFQRCTQCKRCTVECPFGALDDDARGTPKANPTRCRRCGTCMGACPERIISFADYTIDSIGSQVKAISVPSEEDYSEPPLRFLALVCENDALPALDIVGLNRVDYSPDVRMIPVRCLGSVNTIWIKDALAQGIDGVILIGCKHGDDYQCHFVKGSELAEIRVKKIGDALASLALENERVAFAEIAIDEYDKLPQIINDFVEEVDALGPNPFKGF; encoded by the coding sequence ATGGATAAAAAATACGGCGTATATATCTGCACAGGCTGTGGCATCGGCGACACACTGGACATGGACGCGTTAACCGGTGTACCCGACGAAGAAGGCGTCAACTGTACCACCCATCCATTCCTGTGCTCCAAGGAAGGTGTTCAAGTTATTCAAAAGGATATTGACGCGGGCAAGGTTAACGCCATGGTGATCGGTGCTTGCTCCCGGCGGGTAAACTTTGATGTATTCAACTTCCCCGGATGCATTATTGAACGTGCCAATTTAAGGGAAGGCGTTGTATGGCCCCATTCCCGTGAAACCTATCCGGCTCTCACCGAAGAACAGAAAGATGATGGTGAAAGTTTTGACCGGATCCAGATGAAGGCCCAGGACTATATCAAAATGGGCATGATCCGCCTTGAAAAAGTCAAACTGCCTGAACCCTACCAGACACAATCTTTCTCCAAAAAAGTCCTGGTTATCGGCGGTGGTGTAACAGGCATGTCTGCTGCACTGGATGCAGCCAAAGCCGGTTATGAAGTAACCATCGTAGAAAAAACACCAACCCTTGGCGGTTATGCAGCCAAACTGCGTTGCCAGATGCCTGTTAAGGCACCTTTTGAAACACTGCAGGCCCCTGTTGTTGAGGCGCTTATCCAGGAAATAGAGGGTAATGCCAACATTGATGTACGCACCAACTGTCTTGTTGCACGTATTGCCGGCCAGCCCGGTGAGTTCACCGTAAGTATGAAAAAACCCGGCGAAAAAATCCCCTTTGACGTACCCTTTCCACTGCCTCCCGAAGAATTGGTAGATGAAAAAGGTAAAGAACTGGATGCCGACGCTGCCCATGCAAAATACCTGAAATACAACGAAGGTAAAGAAGACATCCTCAAGCTTGACCCGGAAGGAGAGCTTTACGGTGCAGTTGTTCTGGCTGCAGGCTGGCGCCCGGATGTCCTGGAAGGCGACGCGTATGCTCACTTGTCTTTGAATAATCCCGATGTTATCACCAATGACCAGTTTGAAATGATTGCCGCCAAAGGCAAAATCCTGCGTCCATCCGACGGGAAAGAAGCCAAAAGCGTGGTATTTATCCAGTCAGCCGGTAAAGATGAAGACGACAGCGATTTTGAATATACCGGTTCTGTAACATCCATGGTTGCCCTAAAACAGGCTCGTTATGTCAGGGAAGACTATGCTGACGGTAAGGCTTATGTCATTTACCAGCACATGAGAACCCCAGGCCTGCAGGAATATTTTTATAAAGCCATGCAGCAGGATGACGGTATTTTCCTTACCAAGGGTGCGGTTACCGACGTTACTGCCACAAATTCAGAGCTTAGAATAACTGCCAAAAACACGCTGCTGGGTGAAAACCTGGTGCTTAAAGCGGACCTGGTTGTTGTGGCAAGCGGCATGGTTCCAGCCACCAAAGACAATCCCGTCATTAACCTGGCCTACCGCCAGGGTCCCGGCTTCAGGGATAATGATATTTTCGGCCAGTATGCTGACTCAAACTATATCTGCTTTCCCTATGAAACCCAGAGAACAGGTATTTACGCAGCCGGTGCTGTTCGCCGGGCCATGACCATCGAAGAATCCATGGAAGACGCAGCCGGTGCAGCACTGAAAGCCATACAGTGTATTGAAAGCGCCAATCGCGGCATGGCCGTTCACCCCCGTTCTGGTGACATGACCTACCCGGACTTCTTCTTCCAGAGATGCACCCAGTGTAAACGCTGTACCGTTGAATGCCCCTTCGGTGCCCTGGACGATGATGCCAGAGGAACCCCAAAAGCCAATCCCACCCGCTGCCGCCGTTGCGGTACCTGCATGGGTGCCTGCCCGGAACGTATTATCTCCTTTGCCGACTACACCATTGACAGTATCGGCTCCCAGGTCAAGGCCATCAGTGTTCCGTCCGAAGAAGATTACTCCGAACCACCACTGCGCTTTCTGGCTCTGGTATGTGAAAATGACGCATTGCCTGCATTGGATATAGTAGGCTTGAACCGCGTGGATTACTCACCGGATGTCCGGATGATTCCGGTTCGCTGCCTTGGTTCCGTAAATACGATCTGGATCAAAGACGCATTGGCACAGGGCATTGACGGCGTTATTCTCATCGGTTGCAAACACGGCGATGATTATCAGTGTCATTTTGTTAAAGGTTCAGAACTCGCTGAAATCCGCGTCAAAAAAATCGGTGACGCACTGGCTTCACTGGCCCTTGAAAATGAACGCGTAGCATTTGCTGAAATCGCCATTGATGAATATGACAAACTGCCCCAGATCATCAACGACTTTGTTGAAGAAGTGGACGCTCTTGGCCCGAACCCGTTCAAAGGTTTCTAA
- a CDS encoding CoB--CoM heterodisulfide reductase iron-sulfur subunit A family protein, whose amino-acid sequence MTTENSAPVSGSIMVVGGGISGLTTALEAAEVGYEVFLIEKEASLGGRVTQLKHYFPKLCPPTCGLEINYRRLKDNKNIKVYTLSEVQNVSGTPGDYTVTVKTAPRFVNSSCTCCGECEKVCETEISNEFNFGMNRRKAAYLPHNMAFPQRYVMDPSMGKDDREKVKESCKYGAIDFSMEEATFDLKVGAVVFTTGWQPYDATRIDNLGFGRYQNIITNMMLERLASSNGPTEGKIIRPSDDKAPETIAFAQCAGSRDENHLPYCSYICCLASLKHATYIRAQYPDAKIYIYYIDLRTPGRKYENFYAKLKADENVFFVKGKVAEVSEESGTGNITLVAEDTISGEKIRQTVDMLVLATGMQPSCAIDKPAADLTFDDEGFIINDFSKGGLFAAGCANKPADVVTSNQNATGMALKAIQTLRR is encoded by the coding sequence ATGACTACAGAAAATTCAGCCCCGGTAAGTGGAAGCATTATGGTGGTTGGTGGTGGAATCAGCGGCCTTACAACCGCTTTGGAAGCTGCCGAAGTGGGCTATGAAGTCTTCCTGATTGAAAAGGAAGCATCCCTTGGCGGAAGAGTCACCCAGCTCAAGCACTACTTCCCCAAACTCTGCCCGCCTACCTGCGGTCTTGAAATCAACTACAGACGCCTCAAAGACAACAAGAACATCAAGGTGTACACGCTTTCCGAGGTACAGAATGTTAGCGGTACTCCCGGAGATTACACCGTCACAGTGAAAACCGCACCAAGATTTGTAAACAGCAGCTGTACCTGCTGCGGTGAATGTGAAAAAGTGTGCGAAACAGAAATCAGCAATGAGTTCAACTTTGGCATGAATCGCCGCAAAGCCGCCTACCTTCCCCACAATATGGCTTTCCCCCAGCGGTATGTCATGGATCCGTCCATGGGTAAAGATGACCGTGAAAAGGTAAAGGAATCCTGCAAATACGGCGCCATTGACTTTTCCATGGAAGAAGCCACATTTGACCTGAAGGTCGGTGCCGTTGTATTTACCACCGGTTGGCAGCCCTATGATGCCACACGCATTGATAACCTTGGATTTGGCCGTTACCAGAACATTATCACCAACATGATGCTGGAACGTTTGGCCTCTTCCAACGGCCCCACCGAAGGCAAAATCATCCGCCCGTCCGATGACAAGGCCCCCGAAACCATTGCCTTTGCCCAGTGTGCAGGTTCCAGGGATGAAAACCATCTGCCCTACTGCTCATACATCTGCTGCCTGGCATCCTTAAAACATGCCACCTATATCAGAGCGCAGTACCCTGATGCAAAAATCTACATCTATTATATAGATCTGCGGACTCCCGGCAGAAAATACGAAAATTTTTATGCCAAACTAAAAGCCGATGAGAATGTTTTCTTTGTCAAAGGCAAGGTTGCAGAAGTCAGTGAAGAGAGCGGCACCGGGAACATTACCCTTGTGGCCGAAGATACCATCTCAGGTGAAAAAATCAGACAGACTGTCGACATGCTGGTACTGGCAACCGGAATGCAACCCTCCTGCGCCATAGATAAACCTGCAGCAGATCTGACCTTTGATGACGAAGGCTTTATTATCAATGACTTTTCCAAAGGCGGCCTGTTTGCAGCAGGGTGTGCCAATAAACCGGCCGACGTTGTGACATCCAACCAGAATGCAACCGGCATGGCCCTTAAAGCCATTCAGACTCTGAGGAGGTAA
- the aprA gene encoding adenylyl-sulfate reductase subunit alpha — protein MALPNKPNGEIKVVREPAVEKRDVDVLIIGGGMAACGTAFEIKKWADDDTKILLVDKAALERSGAVAQGLSAINTYIGSNKPEDYVRMVRNDLMGIVREDLIFDLGRHVDDSVHLFEEWGLPIWKKTDDGKNMDGKKGQKMGTLKAGATPVRTGKWQIMINGESYKRIVAEAGKKALGDENILERVFIVEILNDKNDPKRAAGAVGFSVRENKVYIINAKVMMVACGGAVNIYQPRSVAEGKGRAWYPVWNAGSTYTMALRAGAELSMMENRFTPARFKDGYGPVGAWFLLFKAKVVNGLGEFYAANEETKKELEKYAPYGTAAVTPTCLRNHLMMKEYKEGRGPIIMETTKALAALGESMDKKELKHLESEAWEDFLDMSVGQAGLWCATNTEPEKKDSEIMPTEPYLLGSHSGCCGIWCSGPEEDWVPASYKWGYNRMTTCRGLFTAGDGVGCSGHKFSSGSHAEGRIIAKSMLQYLKAEGDKVSGFAETDQELIDMVYYPVYNYLDNCEYTTATDVNPKYCKPAGMAMRLMKMTNEYGAGTGTFYMTNGKSLETLMDLFEMFREDLEKVAAGDLHELLRAWEIIHRLYTVQAHTRHIQFREESRFPGFYYRGDFMGQNDAEWFCFVNSSYDKKTNEWTLKKEPYHKIISD, from the coding sequence ATGGCATTACCTAACAAACCCAATGGCGAAATTAAAGTCGTTAGAGAGCCGGCGGTAGAAAAAAGAGACGTTGATGTTCTGATCATCGGCGGTGGTATGGCTGCCTGCGGTACTGCATTTGAGATCAAAAAATGGGCTGATGACGACACCAAAATCCTGCTGGTTGACAAAGCTGCTCTGGAAAGATCCGGCGCTGTTGCCCAGGGCCTGTCTGCTATCAACACCTACATCGGTTCCAACAAACCTGAAGATTATGTCCGCATGGTTCGTAACGACCTGATGGGTATTGTTCGTGAAGACTTGATCTTTGACCTTGGCCGTCACGTTGATGATTCCGTACATCTGTTTGAAGAGTGGGGACTTCCCATCTGGAAAAAAACCGATGACGGCAAAAACATGGACGGCAAAAAAGGCCAGAAAATGGGTACCCTCAAGGCAGGAGCCACTCCTGTTCGTACCGGTAAATGGCAGATCATGATCAACGGTGAATCCTACAAGAGAATCGTTGCTGAAGCCGGTAAAAAAGCCCTTGGCGACGAAAACATCCTTGAAAGAGTTTTCATCGTTGAAATCCTCAACGACAAAAATGATCCCAAAAGAGCTGCCGGTGCAGTTGGTTTTTCCGTACGTGAAAACAAAGTATACATCATCAACGCAAAAGTTATGATGGTTGCCTGCGGTGGCGCGGTTAACATCTACCAGCCCCGTTCCGTTGCTGAAGGTAAAGGCCGTGCATGGTATCCTGTATGGAATGCTGGCTCCACTTACACCATGGCTCTTAGAGCTGGTGCTGAACTCTCCATGATGGAAAACCGTTTCACCCCGGCCCGTTTTAAAGACGGCTACGGCCCTGTTGGTGCCTGGTTCCTGCTGTTCAAAGCTAAAGTAGTTAACGGCCTTGGTGAATTCTATGCCGCTAACGAAGAAACCAAAAAAGAGCTTGAAAAATATGCACCGTACGGAACTGCTGCCGTAACACCGACCTGTCTGCGTAACCATCTGATGATGAAAGAATACAAAGAAGGCCGTGGTCCCATCATCATGGAAACCACCAAAGCCCTTGCTGCTCTTGGCGAAAGCATGGACAAGAAAGAGCTGAAGCATCTGGAATCAGAAGCTTGGGAAGATTTCCTTGACATGTCCGTTGGCCAGGCTGGTCTGTGGTGTGCTACCAACACCGAGCCCGAGAAAAAAGACTCTGAGATTATGCCCACCGAACCGTACCTGCTGGGTTCTCACTCCGGCTGCTGCGGCATCTGGTGCTCCGGCCCCGAAGAAGACTGGGTACCGGCTTCCTACAAATGGGGTTACAACAGAATGACCACATGCCGTGGCCTGTTCACTGCCGGTGACGGCGTTGGCTGCTCCGGTCACAAATTCTCCTCAGGTTCCCATGCAGAAGGCCGTATCATTGCCAAGTCCATGCTTCAATACCTGAAAGCTGAAGGCGACAAGGTTAGCGGTTTCGCTGAAACAGATCAGGAACTGATCGACATGGTTTACTATCCGGTATACAACTACCTGGATAACTGTGAATACACCACAGCCACAGACGTAAACCCCAAATACTGCAAACCTGCTGGTATGGCTATGCGTCTGATGAAGATGACCAATGAGTATGGCGCTGGTACCGGTACATTCTACATGACCAACGGCAAATCCCTTGAAACTCTCATGGATCTGTTCGAAATGTTCCGTGAAGACCTTGAGAAAGTTGCTGCCGGTGACCTTCATGAACTGCTGAGAGCATGGGAAATTATCCATCGTCTCTACACTGTTCAGGCTCACACCCGCCACATCCAGTTCCGTGAAGAATCCCGCTTCCCCGGTTTCTACTACAGAGGCGACTTCATGGGCCAGAATGACGCAGAATGGTTCTGCTTTGTTAACTCTTCTTATGACAAGAAGACCAACGAGTGGACTCTGAAAAAAGAACCCTACCACAAGATTATCTCCGACTAG
- the aprB gene encoding adenylyl-sulfate reductase subunit beta — protein sequence MPSFVIAEKCDGCKGGDKTACMYICPNDLMVLDANAMKAYNQEPDQCWECYSCVKICPSQAIEVRGYSDFVPMGASVQPMMGTEDIMWTCKFRNGVVKRFKFPIRTTPEGEANAYMDLKGKDLSSGLLSTQEADGYVLVAPSELA from the coding sequence ATGCCATCTTTTGTAATCGCAGAAAAATGTGACGGCTGTAAAGGCGGAGATAAAACCGCATGCATGTACATCTGCCCCAATGACCTGATGGTTCTGGATGCAAATGCAATGAAAGCTTACAACCAAGAACCGGATCAGTGCTGGGAATGCTACTCTTGCGTAAAAATTTGCCCGTCCCAGGCCATTGAAGTAAGAGGTTACTCTGACTTCGTGCCCATGGGCGCATCTGTACAGCCCATGATGGGCACCGAGGACATTATGTGGACCTGTAAGTTCAGAAACGGCGTTGTAAAACGCTTCAAGTTCCCCATCAGAACCACTCCCGAAGGCGAAGCCAACGCTTACATGGATCTGAAAGGTAAAGACCTGTCTTCTGGCCTGCTTTCCACCCAGGAAGCCGACGGTTATGTATTGGTTGCTCCTAGCGAATTGGCATAG
- a CDS encoding YkgJ family cysteine cluster protein — translation MSDDMLPVALDDPMQFSCGPENPCFNQCCRDLNQALTPYDILRMKAALNLSSKAFLREYTSRHTGPGSGLPVLAFKANPATDYACPFVTASGCSIYYDRPASCRMYPLARAVAKDRATGEIVEYFALIEEDHCKGFGVQDGVTIAQWLKGQDVALHNAQNDKILELISLKNQIRPGKLDPAEEDIFYMALYDLDDFKYQIAEKGLLSSLKLSGEYVKKILADDLTLLNFGIAWIKYQLFGRDLEVED, via the coding sequence ATGAGCGATGATATGCTTCCCGTGGCCCTGGATGATCCCATGCAATTCAGCTGCGGTCCGGAGAACCCTTGTTTTAATCAATGCTGCAGGGATTTGAATCAGGCATTGACACCCTATGATATTTTGAGAATGAAAGCTGCGCTGAATTTATCATCCAAAGCATTTTTGCGGGAATATACATCCCGTCATACCGGACCCGGTTCCGGCCTGCCGGTACTTGCTTTCAAAGCCAATCCTGCCACGGACTATGCGTGCCCCTTTGTTACAGCGTCAGGATGTTCCATATATTATGACCGCCCCGCATCCTGCCGCATGTATCCCTTGGCCCGGGCTGTTGCAAAAGACAGAGCAACCGGGGAAATTGTCGAGTATTTTGCTTTGATTGAAGAAGACCACTGCAAGGGGTTCGGTGTTCAGGATGGCGTAACCATCGCCCAATGGCTTAAGGGGCAGGATGTGGCTCTCCATAACGCGCAAAACGATAAAATTCTTGAGTTGATCAGTCTGAAAAATCAGATACGGCCCGGAAAACTTGATCCTGCCGAAGAGGATATTTTTTATATGGCTTTGTATGACCTGGATGATTTTAAATACCAGATTGCGGAAAAAGGCCTTCTTTCTTCACTAAAATTGTCCGGGGAATATGTGAAAAAAATTTTGGCTGATGATTTGACTTTGCTAAATTTTGGCATTGCCTGGATAAAATACCAGTTGTTTGGCCGGGACCTTGAAGTTGAGGACTAA
- a CDS encoding SDR family oxidoreductase, producing MEIRGKVALVLGAVKGIGKGIGLDFARQGANLILTRHDWPDAFCDMETEFEKTGAPHHIINADLRKPDDIVSLAEFINSRYGRLDILVNNIERGGWPVVHGAYVEDQWDLEIETTLKAKRWVFEAMFPLLKTGDHSVVINISSVAAITGRSGPAALVFNEGYSAANRGVRTLTETWARMGAPSVRVNELMLGIFETRHAQGTRGWREVLTDDEKQSLINHTLTGRTGRVSDVVNAVNFIVRDAPYMTGAVLRIDGGFVLGGAKVPPMPPGIV from the coding sequence ATGGAAATTAGAGGGAAAGTTGCCCTGGTTCTTGGGGCGGTTAAGGGCATTGGCAAGGGCATTGGGCTGGATTTTGCCCGGCAGGGGGCAAATTTGATTCTTACCCGCCATGACTGGCCGGATGCCTTTTGTGATATGGAAACAGAATTTGAAAAGACAGGCGCCCCGCACCATATAATTAATGCAGATTTGCGTAAACCCGATGATATAGTCTCTCTGGCAGAATTTATTAATTCCCGGTATGGTCGCCTGGATATTTTGGTCAACAATATCGAACGCGGCGGATGGCCTGTGGTCCATGGGGCGTATGTCGAAGATCAGTGGGATCTTGAGATTGAGACCACGCTGAAGGCTAAGCGCTGGGTTTTTGAGGCGATGTTCCCTTTACTTAAGACCGGTGACCATTCTGTTGTTATAAATATTTCTTCTGTTGCAGCCATCACCGGAAGATCAGGGCCTGCTGCCCTGGTCTTCAACGAGGGGTATTCGGCTGCCAACCGCGGGGTGCGGACTCTTACCGAAACATGGGCCCGGATGGGAGCCCCGTCGGTGCGGGTGAACGAATTGATGCTGGGCATATTTGAAACCCGCCATGCCCAGGGAACAAGGGGGTGGCGGGAGGTTTTGACGGATGATGAAAAACAGTCCTTGATAAATCATACCCTGACCGGGCGCACCGGTAGGGTTTCGGATGTTGTTAACGCTGTCAATTTTATTGTCAGGGATGCCCCTTACATGACCGGTGCTGTTTTGCGCATAGACGGCGGGTTTGTTCTGGGCGGCGCAAAGGTGCCGCCAATGCCCCCGGGTATTGTCTGA
- a CDS encoding LysR substrate-binding domain-containing protein, with translation MLLTLRQLELFLALVKTPHLSQVAKDFGLTQSAVSMAIKSLEETLGKQLFDRIHKRLVVNENGRYFFRMVDPLVFGLRESETMFRDQDLVGHIKVGASSSIANYILPQIIYEFAELYEGVRVEKITGNTIEIGRLIEEGDVDIGFVEADYNSPEIEREVLGLDELYVVTGDPDLVRDEDYRMDELLSKRWILREEGSGTREVFLYYIEKYKKRFKPFLEVGHTEAVKSVLGNKGAVSCLSRISVMNELLSGQLFRLKIKDFKFSRSFYTIWHKDKYFSSVLQEFIYYTKERYKAVYENQVHAH, from the coding sequence ATGCTATTGACATTAAGGCAACTTGAGCTGTTTCTTGCACTTGTAAAAACACCTCATTTAAGTCAGGTGGCCAAGGATTTCGGTCTGACCCAGTCAGCCGTATCCATGGCCATAAAATCCCTTGAAGAAACTCTAGGAAAACAATTATTTGACCGCATCCACAAGAGGCTGGTGGTCAATGAAAACGGGCGCTATTTTTTCAGGATGGTGGATCCCCTTGTTTTTGGTCTTCGGGAGAGTGAAACCATGTTCAGGGATCAGGATCTGGTGGGGCATATCAAGGTGGGGGCCAGTTCATCCATTGCCAACTACATCCTGCCCCAGATTATTTATGAATTTGCCGAACTGTATGAAGGGGTCCGTGTGGAAAAAATAACCGGCAACACCATAGAGATCGGCAGGCTCATTGAAGAGGGGGATGTAGATATCGGGTTTGTGGAAGCAGACTACAACAGCCCCGAGATTGAACGGGAGGTGCTGGGGCTTGATGAGCTTTATGTGGTGACAGGTGATCCGGATCTTGTCCGGGATGAAGATTACCGCATGGATGAGCTTTTATCAAAGCGCTGGATTCTCCGGGAGGAGGGGTCGGGCACCCGGGAGGTTTTCCTTTATTATATAGAGAAATATAAAAAACGGTTTAAGCCCTTTTTGGAAGTGGGCCATACTGAAGCAGTAAAGTCTGTGCTTGGAAACAAAGGGGCGGTCAGCTGTCTGTCCAGGATTTCCGTAATGAACGAACTTTTGTCCGGACAGCTGTTTCGTCTCAAAATCAAAGATTTTAAATTTTCCCGGTCCTTTTACACGATCTGGCATAAGGATAAATATTTTTCATCTGTTCTTCAGGAATTCATCTATTATACAAAAGAGCGCTATAAGGCGGTATACGAAAATCAGGTCCACGCCCATTAA